GGGGCCATCAAGCTGGATGATGTGGAGAAAACGGCTGAGGAATTCCTGAAAAGAGATCCTGGCCAATCCGGGAAACCAGTAGGTATTCCCTTTGTGAACACCCTGAATACAAGTGACTATAATGCTTCTGCCTATACCATGCTGGGAGTTGCCTCCACCAAGGGTGCATTCCCTCAATACTGGATGAAGGGGAAGGACGGCAGCATTGTTTATGGCTCGACAACAAAGGAAACCAAGCAGATGTTAGGCGTCATGGCAGATTGGTTCAAGAGAGGCCTCATCGACCCGCAATTTGGAACACGCACATTTGATGATATTACGGCACTGTACACCAACGGCCAAAGTGGTATTGCTTTTGGACCATGGCATATTCCTGACTGGGGTCTGAGCAGCGTGAAGCAGATGGATAAGAATGCGAAATTCACGGCTTACACTTTGGAGGATGCAGACGGAAAGGTAAACGTGGCACACGCCAATCCAGCCAATCAGTTTATCGTTGTGAGAAAAGGATATGAACACCCGGAACTCGCCGTTAAAATAGTAAACCTTTTCTACGATAAACTGGCAAATGATAAAAATGTAGAAACATCTATGCCAGAAGCCGCCAAGTATCAAGAGAACGGCGTAGACGGTTCTACCAGACCTTTTAATATTGAAGTCAACTCGGCTACCTCGCTGCTGGATGATTACTCTGACATTGTTCGCGGGATTAAAGGGGAGATTAGTTTGGATCAGGTCCGGACGACAGAATCAAAGAACAATATTAAAAGTATTCAAACCTACTTGAGCGATATGGATACGGATAACGTAACATCCTGGGCGAAATATCACTCGCGTATCAACGGAGTGGGACTCATCGACAAACTGACACGGGAAAACAAATTCGTTTGGATGACACCCGCCTTCTCTGGCACTACACCAAGCATGAAACAGACATGGGCTAATCTGACCAAGATGGAGCAGGAATCTTTCATCAAAATCGTGACTGGTGCAGAATCTCTGGATTACTTCGATACTTTCGTTAGCAATTGGAAGAAACAAGGTGGTGACCAGGTAATTCAGGAAATTGAAGACGAAGCTGCATCCGAAAAATAAACAATCATGAACTGCTAGAAGGGCTGCGATAAGCAGCCTTTCTTCAGGAAAGGGGTCCATCCATGAAACAGGGAAATGATAGAGCAAAAGGTCGGTTGGGCACGGGTGCCATGTATCATTTGATGATGCTTCCGGGGATTTTATTTTTACTGGTATTCAGCTATGTTCCGATGGTCGGTGTCATTACGGCGTTTCAGGATTATATACCAGCCAAGGGGATGTTTGGCTCCAAATTTGTAGGGCTGAAGCATTTTATTTATATGTTTAAGCTGCCGGACATCGCACAGGTTTTTAGTAATACGTTGGTGATTGCCATTGCCAAGATTCTATTGGGAACAATGATGGCTATCATTTTTTCCATCTTGTTAAATGAGATCCGCATCAAATTCGTTAAAAAATCCGTACAGACAATTGTTTATTTGCCACACTTTTTATCCTGGGTAGTTCTAGCATCCGTGGTTGTTAACATGTTCAGTTTGGATGGAATTGTGAATCAAATTTTGGCTTTTTTCGGTCTGGAGAATATTAATTTTCTCGGCAGCAACACCTGGTTCCAGCCGCTGATTATTGGGACAGACGTGTGGAAGGAGTTCGGTTACAGTTCCATCGTCTATTTGGCTGCAATTACTTCGATTGATCCGGGTCTGTATGAAGCGGCAGGAATGGATGGAGCCAGCTGGTGGAGAAAAGTATGGCATATTACATTGCCAGGTATGCTGCCTATTATCCTGCTCATGGGAGTGATGAGTCTGACCAATATTTTGAGTGCCGGCTTCGATCAAATTTATAATCTGTATAATCCGGTTGTCTATGAGTCGGGAGATATTCTGGATACTTATGTATATCGGATTGGACTCGTTGGGCGACAGTATAGCTTCGGTACGGCTGTTGGCCTGTTCAAGTCAGTGATCGGTATTGTTTTGCTATTGTCCGCCAACCATTTGGCCAAGAAATACACCGACCGAAAAATATTCTAAGGAGGCAAAGCCTATGTCATATTCTGTAAGCCTAAAAGATCGAATTGGCCGGTTTGTCATCAATGCCATCGTCATATTTCTGGCATTGATCTGCCTTCTTCCGTTATGGAATATCGTTGCGATTTCATTCAGCAGCAGCGAGGCCGTGTCAGCTAATGCTGTAGGTCTCGTACCGGTCAATTTTACAACAGCAGCGTATACGAAAATTATCGATGATGCTCAGTTCTGGCGTTCCTTTGGCATATCTGTTCTACGTGTTGTGCTCACACTTATTCTCAACATGATTCTTATTATTTTAATGGCATACCCGCTCTCCAAGTCGAAAAGGGAATTTAGGGGTAGAAACATTTATATGAATGTCATGATTTTTGCCATGCTGTTCAGCGGCGGGATGATCCCGAGTTATCTACTGATCAAAAACCTCGATATGCTTAATACAATTTGGTCGCTTGTTCTACCGGGAGCTGTCCCTATATTCAGTGTCATCCTTGTCATGAACTTCTTCTCTGCTGTACCTAAGGCGCTAGAAGAAGCAGCATTCATCGATGGGGCGAATCCGCTCCAGGTCCTGTTCAAAGTGTATGTTCCCGTGTCCATCCCTGCGCTGGCGACGGTAGCACTATTCAGTATCGTGGGAACGTGGAATGATTTCTTTAGCGGTTTGATCTATATGACCCAAGTCAGCAATTATCCGCTAATGACTTATATTCAGTCCCTTAACGTGAATATTGCCGAACTTCTTCAATCCGGCACCAACTCAGCACAACTCAGCAACCTGACTGAAATTTCAAACAAAAATCTAAATGCGGCAAAAATCGTAGTCGCTGTCATCCCGCTACTGCTCATTTATCCGCTGCTTCAAAAATATTTTGTGACTGGAATTGTTGTAGGATCGGTAAAAGAGTAATTGTATGATGTGACTTGATTAAGATAAAAATACTATTTGTGATTGGAAGGGTTGTAATGAACAATGGAAAATAAAAATTGGTGGAAAGAAATCGTTGTATACCAGATATATCCACGGAGTTTTCAAGATAGTAATGGTGATGGAATCGGCGATTTGAAAGGAATTGTTTCCCGTCTAGACTATTTGCAGCAACTCGGTGTCGGTGCAATTTGGCTATCACCAGTTTGTAAATCCCCTCAGGATGATTTTGGTTATGATATTTCGGACTATCGGGATATTGATCCGATGTTCGGGTCTTTGGATGATATGGGGATGTTAATTCATGAGGCTGGGAAACGTGACATTCGAATCATAATGGATTTGGTGTTAAACCATACTTCCGATGAGCATCCATGGTTTCAAGAAGCAAAAAAAAGTAAAGAAAATCCGTACCATGACTACTATGTCTGGAGAGATGGCGTTGAAGGAATGCCACCAAACGATTTGGGTTCCATCTTTGGTGGTTCAGCATGGGAATGGGTACCCGAGATAGGACAATACTATTTACATCTTTTTTCTGTAAAACAGCCGGATCTCAACTGGGAAAACCCAAAAGTCCGACAAGAGATTTACGAAATGATCAATTGGTGGATAAGCAAGGGTGTAGGCGGTTTTCGACTTGACGTAATTGACTTAATCGGAAAAGAGCCAGATTTGAAAATTACCAGCAACGGGCCGAATCTGCATAAGTATATCAGGGAACTCAGCAAGGAGACGTTTCAAAAAGCTGGAGACCTGCTGACGGTTGGAGAAACATGGGGTGCTACGCCAGAGATCGCCAAATTGTATAGCAACCCGGACGGCAGTGAGTTCTCAATGGTATTTCAATTTGAACATATTAGTTTGGACGAACAAGCGGGGAAAGGGAAGTGGGATCTTAAGCCTCTAGATTTTCTAGAATTAAAAAAAGTGTTGTCTAAATGGCAGACAGAGCTGAAGGGGGATGCCTGGAACAGTTTGTTTTGGAATAATCACGACTTACCCCGAATCGTTTCTCGTTGGGGAGATGACGGAGAATACAGGATAGAATCGGCTAAAATGTTGGCAACCCTTCTTCATGGCATGCGAGGCACACCATACATTTATCAGGGGGAAGAATTAGGAATGACGAATGTTCAATATCCAATTGAAGACTATCGGGATATTGAGTTACTAAATTTCTACAAAGATAGAATTGAGAAAGGATACCCTGAAGACAAAGTTATGGAGTCAGTCTTTGCAAAGGGTCGTGATAACGCTCGAACACCAATGCAGTGGGACGCTTCCAACAACGCTGGTTTTACATTAGGGAATCCTTGGATTAAAGTAAACCCGAATTATAAGGACATCCATGCACAAGAAAGTTTAAATAACCCTGAATCCATATTCCATTATTATCGGAAACTAATCCGATTAAGGAAAGATCATGAAGTGATCATATATGGGGATTATGAGCTGATATATCCCAAGAATAAAGATTTGTTCGCGTACACTCGAACGCTGAAAGGAGCCAAACTACTTGTAGTATGTAATTTTCAAAAATACACAACCCATCTCCCACTTCAGAAAGAGCTGGCAGAGACTAAGCAGCTGCTAATATCCAATTATCCAAGTAACATGTTTGAAATAGAAATGCGCCCTTATGAAGCGAGAATGTACCTTATCGATACACTCCATAAATGAAAAGGTCTCAGCTTTTTAGATTTCTTTTTTTGATGACAATAACCACAAATAGTAACAAAGGGAGAAGAATTTGAAAAATAGGAAACCAGGAATTAAGAACAAATTTTCGACCGATTACCATGTGATGAGTATAGTTAGGCGACAGAAAAGAAAGCCCGTAAATAAGTGCAGCAAGGGGAAGAATCCATTTTTTAAATCCGACTCCGGTTATTTTTTCAAGTCCTATCACTGCACCGTTAAAAAATAAACACATTTTGATGATCAAGCCAAGAAAAAGAAGCAAGGTGAAAAGGGCATCCATTCGTTCGAACAGATCTGCTAATTCAATCAACTGAACGGTTTCCAAAAGAGGAAGTGTGCTATTGGCGGCGATCTTGGGTCCGAGAACAAAAATATCCAATTGATTAACAAATGTTAGAGCAAGTGCGGTCATTATATAGGCAAAGAAAACGGGTTTTGTGAGATTCCGGCCTTTATGTACAAGCGGATAAAATACAAGAAATAACACAGTTTGTCCGAATGGAAAGGAGATAAGCTCAGGAATAGCGGCTTTAAATATGGGTTTCCATCCTTCCTCTAAAACTGGAAGGGAATTTTCCAAGTGAAAGAGACCAGTTGCCGGAATTAATATACTAATTATGGCGTATCCAAGTACAAAAAAAGGGAAAAGGAACAAGCAAAATAAGAAAAATGCTTTGTAGCCGTAACGAACCGTGTTGGATACAACCACGATTGTGATCAAGATGATGATCCACAAAGGGGTTTGGCGGAGCAAAGTCATTACTGTCACCTCGCCTAAATCGCGTATGTTCCGAGAAGCTTCATATGTAAAATACATCACAAAAAGTAAATTGATGAGTGTACCCACATATTTCCCAGTGTAACGGCGAAACAACATGAACAAATCTAATTCAGGATCTTGATAGTGAATAACAAGATGGAGCTTTAGCAGAAGTAGTCCTGCTAAAGCTCCTATCAACATGACTAACCAAGCATCTTGATTTGCTTCAGCCCCCATTAAAAACAAAGTTGTACTTCCAACTTCAAATAAAGACATACAAATGATCAACTCGGATACTCGGATTTTATTTTGACGCATGGCTTCAATTCACCTCTCCCTGTTTATCTCATTTCAACAGTTCGTTAAAAGATTTTTCGAATAATCCTGGACGTGCAAGCTTCATTTTTACATCTATTTTTATATCCATGTTTGCTAACTCTCCAGGCCACGTCTCTTTTATTTTTTTCCAGTCTTTTGGATACTTGTGATGAATTTTATTTCCAATACCGATAAGGTCGATATTCTTTTGCTGTAAGGCTTTCCAGCCTTCCTGAATTTGCGATTTGATCGTTTCTGCTGCTTGCATCTGCAATTGATGTGTACTTTGCATATTTTTCATTTCTCTTTGGGAAGAGGCTGACAGAAGATCACCGGTAGCTTTAACGTCAACGTTTAGGTAATAATGATTTAAATTCTTGATTGGCGTAGCCTTAATCTTGGCTTTCCGGATGAGGAAAGCGGACGTAACATTTCCATCCACATAGTTTACAGTAGTGTTTTTAATCTGGTTGTTTAACCATGAAACCCCCATACTTTCCTTTTCATTTAGGAAGCCGACTCTCTTGTCTTTCTGAAAAATGCTTAAACCCGATAACTTGAGTTTACTTTTGGCGGAGGTTTCCTTGAAAACATCAACAGAGTTTAGTTTCTCCGGCTCTGAACCCTCAAGAGATATTTCTGGAACTCCGGCTGCGCCACTATCGGAGCTAATTTTCGAAATAAATTCATACATGGATATTGCGGGGTAGATTGATCCTAATTTGCTATCTCTTTCTATAATCTTTTCTAAAGCTTGACCAGGAATTTTCTCTGGTGGTACAAGCTTTTTTAAAAAATCACGAGCCTCTCCGTTGGCAATGAATACTTTTACAGTTTCTCGTGAATCAAGGTTGCGGAGGTAAATATCAATAATCTCTTCAATGCCTTGTTCTGCTGCTTTTTTTCCAATAACGAGTATATTATTTTGGGCAAAATATAGTTTACGCGGGTATTCCAGGCTACTCTTCGTAACGGTTTCTCTCAATGTTTTTCCATGTGTAGAAAAGGTATGTACAGCGCTTTGCGATGCCCCGGTGGAAGAACCACCTGATCCAGTCGTCATAGCTGATGGAATTATGATTTGATAGGTATTGATCCAGTCGCCCTTATGGCCATCAATTCCAGTTGCTGTTGTGATGGCTAATTCGTTCAATTCTGTACGATCTACGCACCCTGTAAGTAATAACCCTGCAATAAACAGAACATAACTAACTCTTAATTGCCGCACCATTGATCTCTCCTATTTTTGGGTATCAGACTTGTCATTATTTTTGATTTCATCCGAACTAGCAGGGTATTGGTGAGCTGCCTGTCTTGTCTGGTTATGGCCTGATTTTTCGCTAGGTCTGGTTTTCATAGCCCACCACGGAGCTCTGATGATAAGGTCCTTCATATTAGATTTAAAGGTGGGGCTGTAGGGCACAAAATAATCAACTCCGAATGATTTGAGAGATACAAGATGAACAAGAAGGGGGATAATTCCTATCAGAATACCGAATAAGCCCAGAGCCCCCGCCAGTAGCATAAGTGCAAAACGCAACAACCTGACTGCTGAAGCCATACCAAAATACGGGATGACAAAGTTCGATATAGCAGTGAAGGCAACAACGATAACCATTGCACCTGAGACCAGTCCGGCTTGCACCGCTGCCTGCCCGATAACCAGAGCTCCTACAATGGAAACGGCTGGTCCGATGACCCGTGGCATTCGCACACCTGCTTCACGAATCACTTCAAACATCAATTCCATCATTAATGCTTCAATTAATGCAGGAAAAGGAGTTCCTTCCCGTTGAGCCATCAGCGTAATTAACAGCGTGGTGGGGATCATTTCCTGTTGGAAAGTCGTCAAGGCTATAAATAGAGAGGGAAGCAACAATGAGACTAGAAAAGATACCACACGAAGAGCCCTTAAAAAAGTTGAAATGTCATATCTCTGGTAGTAGTCTTCGGCCGTTTGAAAGAAATTGAAGAAAGTTACAGGTGCAATCAGAGCGAATGGCGTCCCATCAACCAGAACAGCTACTTGTCCGTCTAAAAGGCTACCTGCGACAGTATCCGGACGCTCTGAGTTTAGCATGGTGGGAAAGAGACTAAGTGGTTCATCCTGTATGAATTCTTCGATATAGCCACTTTCAAGTATGCTGTCTGTATCAATGGATTGAAGCCGTTTTGTAATTTCCCGTATTACTTCTGGATTAGCGACATTTTCAATGTAAGCTAATATGACTTTAGTTTGTGTATATCGTCCAATAACGTGACTTTCAAATTTAAGGTCAGGTGTCCGCAATTTTCTTCTGATCAGTGTAATGTTAGTTGAGACATCCTCTGTAAATCCTTCTTTAGGACCCCGTACTACGGTCTGAGTACTGGGTTCCTGAATAGCCCGTCTTACTCCGCCTGCGATGGAAACTGCCAAAGCATAGTTGTTTCCGTTGATGACAATGACAGCATTCCCGGAGAGAATGGCTTGATATACCTCATTTTGCGAATGTATCATTTGAATATTTCCTGCTGGAATTGTCTTCTTTAATAGAGAGACCGTGCTATTTTCACCAAGCTTAGAGGAAGATTCAGAGAGTTTTTCTGTAATTAAACCTTCCATTAAATCGGAAAGTAAGTTTTGATCAATTAATCCCTCGATATAACATACTGCGAGATGACCGGCATGGGCAGGATTTTCGGAAAAATTACGAATGATAAAATCAGGACCTTGTCCGAGTTTCGATTTGAGTAAAGACAGAGTTTGGGGCAATGACGGATTAATGGGGTCAGTTGTTTGCTGATTGGACTTTTCACTATCTTGTCTACGCCTTCTTTCAGGTCTCAGAACGTTTCTAAACCAACCTAACAACACAAGTTAACCCCCTTGCTTTATTGATAAAGCATATTTTATCCTCTAAGACCTAAAATATACTTCTTAAGAGCAGTTGATTCCAAAGTTAACCATTAAAATCTAAAAAATCAAAAGCGAGCGCCGTCCAACAGAGGAGAGCGCCCGCTTTTGATTTTTTGGAAATAACTAAATTCAACTAGCAGGTCAGGGAATCAACTCGAGCCCTTCTCCCGATTCCAACACTTTCCCTACCCCTTCCTTTAGAAGCGAGGCGAAGTAGTGAGGGTCTTGTTTGATATGAGGGAACGTATTGAAATGGATCGGCACAACTTGTTTCGCTTGAAGCCATTCAGTTGCCAGCGCAGCATCTTCTGGACCCATAGTATGGTTGTCTCCGATCGGCAGAAATGCCAAATCGATATTGCTGAGTTCTCCAATCACCTTCATATCGTAGAACAAACCTGTGTCTCCTGCGTGGTAAATCGTTCTGCCCTCTGCTGTGAACAGAATCCCTGTAGGCATTCCCGTATAGATGATTGTTTTAGTCTCCAGATTAACGAGGCTTGAGCTATGAAAAGCCTGGGTTAATTTCACTTTTCCAAATTCGAATTGATAAGCTCCCCCAATGCTCATGGCGTGGGTTCGTACACCTTGCCAACTGAGAACATCCGCTAGCTCTGCCGATGCGATTACCAGCGCGTCATTTCGTTTTGCAATTTCCACAGTATCTCCAACATGATCCCCGTGGCCATGGGTCAGAAGGATTACATCAGCCTGCACGTCGGCTGCTTCCAGATCGGTGTTGGAGTTGCCTGTAATAAAAGGATCAATAAGAATAATTGTGCCATGGGTTTCGATTTTTACAACGGAATGTCCATGATAAGATACTTTCATTTTTCTTCCCCCTTGGTCAAATCGGCGGTGCCGGGTTTATTCAGATTAATGTGATGTAACAAACCATTGCCACGATATTGACTAATCTCCAATCGCTATCGAAACATACTCTTAGAAATTCTTCGCAGCATTGCGCGCTTTTTCAATTGCTTCGGCTTTGATTTGGGGAGCGCGGTCTCCCGCCGTGGACAGACCTTCCACAAAT
The Paenibacillus peoriae DNA segment above includes these coding regions:
- a CDS encoding metal-dependent hydrolase, whose amino-acid sequence is MKVSYHGHSVVKIETHGTIILIDPFITGNSNTDLEAADVQADVILLTHGHGDHVGDTVEIAKRNDALVIASAELADVLSWQGVRTHAMSIGGAYQFEFGKVKLTQAFHSSSLVNLETKTIIYTGMPTGILFTAEGRTIYHAGDTGLFYDMKVIGELSNIDLAFLPIGDNHTMGPEDAALATEWLQAKQVVPIHFNTFPHIKQDPHYFASLLKEGVGKVLESGEGLELIP
- a CDS encoding Ger(x)C family spore germination protein; this encodes MVRQLRVSYVLFIAGLLLTGCVDRTELNELAITTATGIDGHKGDWINTYQIIIPSAMTTGSGGSSTGASQSAVHTFSTHGKTLRETVTKSSLEYPRKLYFAQNNILVIGKKAAEQGIEEIIDIYLRNLDSRETVKVFIANGEARDFLKKLVPPEKIPGQALEKIIERDSKLGSIYPAISMYEFISKISSDSGAAGVPEISLEGSEPEKLNSVDVFKETSAKSKLKLSGLSIFQKDKRVGFLNEKESMGVSWLNNQIKNTTVNYVDGNVTSAFLIRKAKIKATPIKNLNHYYLNVDVKATGDLLSASSQREMKNMQSTHQLQMQAAETIKSQIQEGWKALQQKNIDLIGIGNKIHHKYPKDWKKIKETWPGELANMDIKIDVKMKLARPGLFEKSFNELLK
- a CDS encoding carbohydrate ABC transporter permease, producing the protein MSYSVSLKDRIGRFVINAIVIFLALICLLPLWNIVAISFSSSEAVSANAVGLVPVNFTTAAYTKIIDDAQFWRSFGISVLRVVLTLILNMILIILMAYPLSKSKREFRGRNIYMNVMIFAMLFSGGMIPSYLLIKNLDMLNTIWSLVLPGAVPIFSVILVMNFFSAVPKALEEAAFIDGANPLQVLFKVYVPVSIPALATVALFSIVGTWNDFFSGLIYMTQVSNYPLMTYIQSLNVNIAELLQSGTNSAQLSNLTEISNKNLNAAKIVVAVIPLLLIYPLLQKYFVTGIVVGSVKE
- a CDS encoding GerAB/ArcD/ProY family transporter encodes the protein MRQNKIRVSELIICMSLFEVGSTTLFLMGAEANQDAWLVMLIGALAGLLLLKLHLVIHYQDPELDLFMLFRRYTGKYVGTLINLLFVMYFTYEASRNIRDLGEVTVMTLLRQTPLWIIILITIVVVSNTVRYGYKAFFLFCLFLFPFFVLGYAIISILIPATGLFHLENSLPVLEEGWKPIFKAAIPELISFPFGQTVLFLVFYPLVHKGRNLTKPVFFAYIMTALALTFVNQLDIFVLGPKIAANSTLPLLETVQLIELADLFERMDALFTLLLFLGLIIKMCLFFNGAVIGLEKITGVGFKKWILPLAALIYGLSFLSPNYTHHMVIGRKFVLNSWFPIFQILLPLLLFVVIVIKKRNLKS
- a CDS encoding spore germination protein; its protein translation is MLLGWFRNVLRPERRRRQDSEKSNQQTTDPINPSLPQTLSLLKSKLGQGPDFIIRNFSENPAHAGHLAVCYIEGLIDQNLLSDLMEGLITEKLSESSSKLGENSTVSLLKKTIPAGNIQMIHSQNEVYQAILSGNAVIVINGNNYALAVSIAGGVRRAIQEPSTQTVVRGPKEGFTEDVSTNITLIRRKLRTPDLKFESHVIGRYTQTKVILAYIENVANPEVIREITKRLQSIDTDSILESGYIEEFIQDEPLSLFPTMLNSERPDTVAGSLLDGQVAVLVDGTPFALIAPVTFFNFFQTAEDYYQRYDISTFLRALRVVSFLVSLLLPSLFIALTTFQQEMIPTTLLITLMAQREGTPFPALIEALMMELMFEVIREAGVRMPRVIGPAVSIVGALVIGQAAVQAGLVSGAMVIVVAFTAISNFVIPYFGMASAVRLLRFALMLLAGALGLFGILIGIIPLLVHLVSLKSFGVDYFVPYSPTFKSNMKDLIIRAPWWAMKTRPSEKSGHNQTRQAAHQYPASSDEIKNNDKSDTQK
- a CDS encoding glycoside hydrolase family 13 protein, with product MENKNWWKEIVVYQIYPRSFQDSNGDGIGDLKGIVSRLDYLQQLGVGAIWLSPVCKSPQDDFGYDISDYRDIDPMFGSLDDMGMLIHEAGKRDIRIIMDLVLNHTSDEHPWFQEAKKSKENPYHDYYVWRDGVEGMPPNDLGSIFGGSAWEWVPEIGQYYLHLFSVKQPDLNWENPKVRQEIYEMINWWISKGVGGFRLDVIDLIGKEPDLKITSNGPNLHKYIRELSKETFQKAGDLLTVGETWGATPEIAKLYSNPDGSEFSMVFQFEHISLDEQAGKGKWDLKPLDFLELKKVLSKWQTELKGDAWNSLFWNNHDLPRIVSRWGDDGEYRIESAKMLATLLHGMRGTPYIYQGEELGMTNVQYPIEDYRDIELLNFYKDRIEKGYPEDKVMESVFAKGRDNARTPMQWDASNNAGFTLGNPWIKVNPNYKDIHAQESLNNPESIFHYYRKLIRLRKDHEVIIYGDYELIYPKNKDLFAYTRTLKGAKLLVVCNFQKYTTHLPLQKELAETKQLLISNYPSNMFEIEMRPYEARMYLIDTLHK
- a CDS encoding ABC transporter permease, which codes for MKQGNDRAKGRLGTGAMYHLMMLPGILFLLVFSYVPMVGVITAFQDYIPAKGMFGSKFVGLKHFIYMFKLPDIAQVFSNTLVIAIAKILLGTMMAIIFSILLNEIRIKFVKKSVQTIVYLPHFLSWVVLASVVVNMFSLDGIVNQILAFFGLENINFLGSNTWFQPLIIGTDVWKEFGYSSIVYLAAITSIDPGLYEAAGMDGASWWRKVWHITLPGMLPIILLMGVMSLTNILSAGFDQIYNLYNPVVYESGDILDTYVYRIGLVGRQYSFGTAVGLFKSVIGIVLLLSANHLAKKYTDRKIF
- a CDS encoding sugar ABC transporter substrate-binding protein produces the protein MRTKWFIKSKLLTRRLAALSMSALVISTLAACGGSSNPPTAEEAGKYEATPGDPFSAYKDEITVTMGRVTTANPKLPAGDTYENNAYTRLVKETFNAKIKDQFEANGEDYSRQVSLAIASGELPDMMRVDSKDELKELVDNDLIEDMTEIYKQYATDNIKNIYDSYEGRALDSATIDGRLMGLPATSLDSAPTMVWVRQDWLDLLGIQLDADGDGAIKLDDVEKTAEEFLKRDPGQSGKPVGIPFVNTLNTSDYNASAYTMLGVASTKGAFPQYWMKGKDGSIVYGSTTKETKQMLGVMADWFKRGLIDPQFGTRTFDDITALYTNGQSGIAFGPWHIPDWGLSSVKQMDKNAKFTAYTLEDADGKVNVAHANPANQFIVVRKGYEHPELAVKIVNLFYDKLANDKNVETSMPEAAKYQENGVDGSTRPFNIEVNSATSLLDDYSDIVRGIKGEISLDQVRTTESKNNIKSIQTYLSDMDTDNVTSWAKYHSRINGVGLIDKLTRENKFVWMTPAFSGTTPSMKQTWANLTKMEQESFIKIVTGAESLDYFDTFVSNWKKQGGDQVIQEIEDEAASEK